Proteins encoded within one genomic window of Candidatus Amarolinea dominans:
- a CDS encoding hydroxymethylglutaryl-CoA synthase, with protein sequence MLLMKPKRPVGITGYGAYVPRFRLPVTEVSRVWTDGEGGVPIKEKSVPGLDEDTATMSIEAARNALARAGIDPRLIRAVWVGSESHPYAVKPTSTIVAEAIGAVPTTQAADWEFACKAGTETLQAAFGLVGSHMADYALGIGMDAAQGRPGDALEYTAGAGGAAFIIGPAAESVAVLEGSLSYVTDTPDFWRRPYAHYPSHGQRFTGDPAYFHHITAAAEMILSEMGRQPSDYRFAVFHQPNLKFPQKVAKNLGFTPAQIETGLLVGLIGNTYAGSSMIGLTAILDIAEPGDRVLIVSFGSGAGSDAISFEVTDRIAHNRDKAPLTRHYIERRKEIDYATYVRYRGKLQTA encoded by the coding sequence ATGTTGTTGATGAAACCAAAACGACCGGTAGGCATTACAGGTTATGGCGCCTACGTGCCGCGCTTTCGCTTGCCGGTGACTGAAGTGTCGCGCGTTTGGACCGATGGCGAAGGCGGGGTGCCGATCAAAGAGAAGTCAGTGCCCGGCCTGGACGAAGACACGGCTACCATGTCCATCGAAGCCGCGCGTAATGCCCTGGCGCGCGCCGGTATTGACCCGCGGCTGATTCGTGCCGTCTGGGTAGGCAGTGAGTCGCATCCGTATGCAGTCAAGCCAACCTCCACCATCGTGGCGGAGGCCATTGGCGCCGTGCCTACCACGCAGGCGGCCGATTGGGAATTCGCCTGTAAAGCAGGTACGGAGACCTTGCAGGCCGCCTTCGGCCTGGTTGGTTCACACATGGCCGATTATGCGCTGGGCATCGGCATGGATGCGGCGCAGGGGCGCCCCGGCGACGCGCTGGAATATACCGCAGGCGCGGGCGGGGCCGCATTTATCATCGGGCCGGCCGCAGAAAGCGTCGCGGTGCTGGAAGGCTCGCTTTCGTATGTGACCGACACGCCCGATTTCTGGCGCCGGCCCTATGCGCATTACCCGTCGCACGGCCAGCGCTTCACGGGCGACCCGGCCTATTTCCATCACATCACCGCGGCGGCGGAGATGATCCTGAGCGAAATGGGGCGCCAGCCGTCCGACTATCGCTTTGCGGTCTTCCATCAGCCCAACCTCAAGTTCCCGCAGAAGGTGGCCAAGAACCTGGGCTTCACGCCGGCGCAGATCGAAACCGGGCTGCTGGTTGGCCTCATCGGCAACACCTACGCGGGTTCTTCCATGATCGGGCTGACCGCCATCCTCGATATTGCCGAGCCGGGCGACCGGGTGTTGATCGTCTCTTTTGGCTCTGGCGCAGGCAGTGATGCCATTTCCTTCGAAGTGACCGATCGGATTGCACACAATCGTGACAAGGCGCCCCTGACGCGTCACTACATCGAGCGGCGCAAAGAAATTGACTACGCCACCTATGTCCGCTATCGCGGCAAGCTGCAGACGGCGTAA
- a CDS encoding hydroxymethylglutaryl-CoA reductase, degradative, giving the protein MKKSSRLSGFYQLSRPERARIVAAWADLSSEEQAALAAGLSLEQADYMIENVIGLFALPLGIATNFCINDEDILVPMAVEEPSIVAAVSFAARLARAGGGFRTGSTEPVMIGQVQLLDLPDHDLAAAQVQAAAADILAVANRLHPSIQARGGGARGLEVRPLADTPAGPMLIVHLLFDTRDAMGANAVNTAAEAIAPLLETLTGGRALLRILSNLSDQRQAWAEVAIPVQALATESLAGARVAQGIVEANAFAVADPYRAATHNKGIMNGIDAVALATGNDWRALEAGAHAYAARDGQYRGLTDWRVAPELDMPTGPTLHGRLQMPLAVGTVGGATKAHPSAQVALKILGQPGARRLAEIMAAVGLAQNLAAIRALVTDGIQRGHMALHARQVALAAGARGDEVAAIAVQLAREGQVRQARAEELVRASARLSLE; this is encoded by the coding sequence ATGAAGAAATCATCACGGCTGAGCGGCTTTTATCAGTTGAGCCGGCCAGAGCGCGCTCGCATCGTTGCGGCATGGGCCGATTTGAGCAGCGAAGAGCAGGCTGCGCTGGCGGCCGGGCTGAGCCTGGAGCAGGCCGATTATATGATCGAAAATGTGATTGGCCTCTTTGCCTTGCCGCTCGGCATCGCCACCAATTTTTGTATCAACGATGAGGACATCCTGGTGCCGATGGCCGTCGAAGAGCCGTCCATCGTGGCTGCGGTCAGCTTTGCCGCGCGGCTTGCGCGCGCGGGCGGCGGCTTTCGCACCGGCAGCACAGAACCGGTGATGATCGGCCAGGTACAACTGCTCGACCTGCCCGACCATGATCTGGCCGCAGCGCAGGTGCAGGCGGCCGCGGCCGACATTCTGGCCGTCGCCAACCGCCTGCATCCGAGCATCCAGGCCCGCGGGGGCGGCGCGCGGGGGCTGGAGGTGCGGCCGCTGGCGGATACGCCGGCCGGCCCGATGTTGATCGTGCATCTGCTGTTCGATACCCGCGATGCCATGGGCGCTAATGCGGTCAACACCGCGGCCGAAGCCATCGCGCCGCTGCTGGAGACGCTGACCGGCGGCCGCGCGCTGCTGCGCATTCTCTCCAACCTGAGCGATCAGCGCCAGGCCTGGGCCGAGGTGGCTATCCCCGTGCAGGCGTTGGCAACGGAAAGCCTGGCCGGCGCACGCGTGGCGCAGGGCATCGTGGAGGCCAACGCGTTTGCCGTGGCCGACCCCTACCGGGCCGCGACGCACAACAAAGGCATCATGAACGGCATTGATGCGGTGGCCCTGGCGACCGGCAATGACTGGCGCGCCCTGGAAGCCGGCGCGCACGCCTACGCCGCCCGCGACGGGCAGTATCGCGGCCTGACCGATTGGCGGGTGGCGCCTGAGCTCGACATGCCGACCGGCCCCACGCTGCATGGCCGCCTGCAGATGCCGCTGGCCGTGGGCACCGTGGGCGGCGCGACCAAGGCCCATCCCAGCGCACAGGTGGCGCTGAAGATTCTGGGTCAGCCCGGCGCGCGCCGCCTGGCTGAGATCATGGCCGCGGTGGGGCTGGCGCAGAATCTGGCTGCCATCCGCGCCCTCGTCACCGACGGCATCCAGCGCGGGCACATGGCCCTCCACGCCCGTCAGGTGGCCCTGGCGGCCGGCGCGCGGGGTGACGAGGTCGCGGCCATCGCCGTCCAACTGGCGCGCGAAGGGCAAGTGCGGCAAGCGCGGGCTGAAGAACTGGTGCGGGCGAGCGCCCGCTTGAGCCTGGAGTAA